The Mytilus edulis chromosome 4, xbMytEdul2.2, whole genome shotgun sequence nucleotide sequence GTAAGTATAGGAAGATAGTACTGATTTATAGTACTTCTTTTTCGCTAATCAAATTAGAATAAAAAGTTGAAGGAGAGCACGATCTTAGTCATAATTACCCAGTACGATTGTTTCGCATGCAAAGTAATTACTTTCATCACATTTTTTACTCTCCCATATGTATGGAGCGTGATGTTTAATTACATAACATTTTTCATTGTCGTTGTAGGATTCAACCTTTCTGCGTTCATACGTCATACCAGTACAGTCCGCCCATACCAAGAACCCCTGTGATGGTTCTGCTAACCCTATCCAGTAGTCTTCGTGTCTGTAAATAATTAACATGGCATATggtaaagttttaaaacatgttCTACTACGTGTGTAGCATAATAGATTCGACTAGACAAATTCGTGGCCATTTTAAGAATGAACTatcatattta carries:
- the LOC139521584 gene encoding snaclec bitiscetin subunit alpha-like; translation: MGIILESLNSSIDALLISDTYPDIVLYTLYNKKMTWNDAARICTLEGGHILSIKSQEKFELIKELTIDEWRLFSHEDYWIGLAEPSQGFLVWADCTGMTYERRKVESYNDNEKCYVIKHHAPYIWESKKCDESNYFACETIVLGNYD